A genomic segment from Geitlerinema sp. PCC 7407 encodes:
- a CDS encoding TRC40/GET3/ArsA family transport-energizing ATPase — protein sequence MRVILMTGKGGVGKTSVAAATGLRCAELGYKTLVLSTDPAHSLADSFDMELSHEPRLVKPNLWGAELDALMELENNWGAVKRYITQVLQARGLEGVEAEELAILPGMDEIFSLVRMKRHYDEGEYDVLIIDSAPTGTALRLLSLPEVAGWYMRRFYKPLQAMSVALRPVFEPLFRPIAGFSLPNKEVMDAPYEFYEQIEALEKVLTDPTQTSVRLVTNPEKMVIKESLRAHAYLSLYNVGTDLVVANRIIPDQVQDPFFQRWKENQKQYRDEIHENFRPLPIKEVPLYSEEMCGLEALERLKETLYADEDPAQVYYKETTLRVVQEQNQYSLEVYLPGIPKSQIDLSKSGDELNIRIGNHRRNLVLPQALAALQPSGAKMEEDYLKIRFAPMN from the coding sequence ATGCGCGTAATTCTGATGACCGGCAAGGGCGGCGTTGGGAAAACCTCCGTTGCAGCCGCCACAGGTCTCCGCTGTGCGGAGCTGGGCTACAAGACCCTGGTGCTGAGCACAGACCCAGCTCACTCCCTCGCCGACAGCTTTGACATGGAGCTGTCCCACGAGCCCCGCCTCGTCAAGCCCAACCTGTGGGGCGCCGAGCTCGACGCCCTGATGGAGCTCGAAAACAACTGGGGTGCCGTCAAGCGCTACATCACCCAGGTGTTGCAGGCCCGGGGGCTCGAGGGCGTGGAGGCCGAAGAGCTGGCCATCTTGCCGGGCATGGACGAGATCTTCAGCCTGGTGCGCATGAAGCGGCACTACGACGAAGGCGAGTACGACGTGCTGATCATCGACTCGGCCCCCACCGGGACCGCCCTGCGCCTTCTGAGCCTGCCCGAAGTCGCAGGCTGGTACATGCGCCGCTTCTACAAGCCGCTTCAGGCCATGTCCGTCGCCCTGCGTCCGGTGTTTGAGCCCCTGTTCCGGCCGATCGCGGGCTTCTCGCTGCCCAACAAGGAAGTGATGGACGCGCCCTACGAGTTTTACGAGCAGATCGAGGCCCTGGAGAAGGTGCTGACCGATCCCACCCAAACCTCGGTGCGCCTAGTCACCAACCCCGAGAAAATGGTGATCAAAGAGTCTTTGCGCGCCCACGCATACCTGAGCCTCTACAACGTGGGCACTGACCTAGTCGTCGCAAACCGGATCATCCCCGATCAGGTCCAAGATCCCTTTTTCCAGCGCTGGAAAGAGAACCAGAAGCAGTATCGCGACGAGATTCACGAGAACTTCCGGCCGCTGCCGATCAAAGAGGTGCCGCTCTACTCCGAGGAAATGTGCGGCCTCGAAGCGCTGGAGCGCCTAAAGGAGACGCTCTACGCAGACGAAGACCCGGCCCAGGTTTACTACAAGGAAACAACGCTGCGGGTCGTGCAGGAGCAAAATCAGTACAGCTTGGAGGTCTATCTCCCCGGCATTCCCAAGAGCCAAATCGACCTGAGCAAGTCGGGCGATGAGCTGAATATTCGCATCGGCAACCATCGCCGCAACTTGGTGCTGCCCCAGGCTTTGGCGGCGCTGCAGCCGTCGGGGGCCAAGATGGAAGAGGATTATCTCAAAATTCGGTTTGCGCCGATGAATTAG
- a CDS encoding Uma2 family endonuclease, with translation MIASPEPHLSAEAYLAWEAQQDTRHEYVNGTITAITGGSVAHNLLALNLYSELRPHLQKRGCIATVAEVKVQVSNSIYYYPDLVVTCSDRDLQGRQLIQAPCLIAEVLSPGTAASDRGEKFRNYRNLSSLKEYVLIDSEKVSVERYRRGEGHTWFYHPYSAGETLILEGLEIELAIDSLYKNVSLES, from the coding sequence ATGATTGCCTCCCCTGAGCCCCATCTCAGCGCAGAAGCCTATCTAGCCTGGGAAGCCCAGCAAGACACTCGTCACGAATATGTGAACGGGACCATCACCGCAATAACGGGTGGCAGCGTTGCCCACAATTTGCTTGCTCTCAACTTGTACAGCGAGCTGCGCCCCCATCTGCAAAAGCGCGGCTGCATAGCAACCGTCGCAGAGGTCAAAGTCCAGGTCAGCAACTCGATTTATTACTACCCTGACCTTGTTGTCACATGCAGCGATCGCGATCTCCAGGGCAGGCAGTTGATTCAGGCTCCCTGCCTGATCGCCGAAGTCCTCTCTCCGGGCACCGCAGCCAGCGATCGCGGGGAAAAATTTCGAAACTATCGCAATCTCAGCAGCCTAAAAGAATACGTGCTGATCGACTCTGAGAAAGTCAGCGTTGAGCGATACCGGCGCGGGGAAGGACATACGTGGTTCTATCATCCCTACAGTGCTGGCGAAACCCTTATTCTCGAAGGCTTAGAGATTGAGCTAGCGATCGATTCGCTCTACAAGAACGTTTCTCTGGAATCGTGA
- a CDS encoding ion transporter has product MDDRIKSPLTPDNWRAQVRFYLEDIETPLGRAITLSITGLVVLSAAIFVVETYAIPDSVRLKLDTLNFGILLLFLGEYLLRFWSAENRLAHFFKLYSLIDLIAVSPILLGATGIGFIRVLRWFRILRLVRFFEGRTIFGYVSSEDSAILARILFTLFSIIFVFSGLIYQVENPKNPESFDTFLDAFYFSVVTMSTVGFGDVTPISEAGRALTVLMILTGIALIPTQLGDLFKRLVKTANQVEILCSGCGLRFHDTDAQFCKRCGDRLIK; this is encoded by the coding sequence ATGGATGACCGGATCAAATCCCCCCTCACACCCGACAACTGGCGAGCCCAAGTCCGCTTTTACCTCGAGGACATCGAGACGCCCCTAGGACGAGCCATCACCCTCAGCATCACCGGCTTAGTCGTCCTCTCTGCCGCGATTTTCGTCGTTGAAACCTACGCTATTCCAGACAGCGTGCGGCTGAAGCTGGACACTCTAAATTTCGGGATTTTGCTGCTATTTTTGGGCGAATATCTCCTGCGATTTTGGAGCGCCGAAAATCGCCTTGCCCATTTTTTCAAGCTGTATTCCCTGATCGATCTGATCGCTGTCTCGCCGATTTTGCTAGGAGCAACAGGCATCGGCTTTATCCGCGTCCTGCGCTGGTTCCGGATTTTGCGACTGGTTCGCTTCTTCGAAGGCCGGACCATTTTTGGCTATGTCAGCAGCGAAGACAGCGCGATTCTTGCCCGCATTCTCTTCACGCTTTTCAGCATTATTTTTGTTTTTTCTGGCCTAATCTATCAGGTCGAAAATCCTAAAAATCCTGAATCCTTCGACACCTTTCTAGACGCGTTTTACTTCTCGGTCGTCACCATGTCCACAGTCGGCTTTGGGGACGTGACGCCCATTTCCGAGGCAGGTCGCGCCCTGACCGTGCTGATGATCCTGACCGGCATTGCCCTCATCCCAACCCAGCTCGGCGACCTCTTCAAGCGCCTCGTCAAAACCGCCAATCAAGTCGAAATTCTGTGCTCTGGCTGTGGCCTCCGCTTCCATGACACTGACGCCCAGTTCTGCAAGCGCTGCGGCGATCGCCTAATCAAATAA
- a CDS encoding tetratricopeptide repeat protein, with the protein MTSEQLGVAKQEYSAGRDAFERGRYGDAVRSLERANALVSPGSRFGGEVQIWLATAYEAAGQRSEAIALCAKLSRHPDPDTRKQGRRLKFILEAPALSRRKEWLVEIPDMSQLEESDPSNQLGSAVQAVKRSPKPKPKPEPEPIDLSQVNTQDNRFIWLALGLAVVLIGGLVWLS; encoded by the coding sequence GTGACTTCAGAGCAGTTAGGTGTTGCGAAACAAGAATATTCAGCGGGGCGAGATGCCTTTGAGCGGGGCCGCTATGGGGACGCGGTGCGCAGCCTGGAGCGGGCCAACGCGCTGGTGAGTCCAGGATCGCGCTTTGGGGGAGAGGTGCAGATTTGGCTGGCGACGGCCTACGAAGCGGCGGGCCAGCGATCGGAGGCGATCGCCCTCTGCGCCAAGCTGAGCCGCCATCCCGATCCGGACACCCGAAAGCAGGGCCGCCGGCTGAAGTTCATCCTGGAAGCGCCCGCCCTGTCTAGGCGCAAAGAGTGGCTGGTGGAGATTCCCGACATGAGCCAGCTAGAGGAGAGCGATCCGAGCAATCAGCTCGGGAGCGCTGTGCAGGCGGTGAAGCGATCGCCCAAGCCCAAGCCCAAACCGGAACCCGAGCCCATCGACCTGAGCCAGGTCAACACCCAGGACAATCGGTTTATCTGGCTGGCCCTGGGGCTGGCGGTGGTGCTGATTGGCGGGCTGGTGTGGCTGAGCTGA
- a CDS encoding DUF3153 domain-containing protein gives MPSYSMTRRPRRNPLALLGAFVGRSLRVLVRWRAVWLLLLTSLLLTGCVKYDVGVNFDSPQGGTLVQQVRLDERIGNATAQQWLDGLTRRARQLEGSARRSGDRALEITLPFDNGRDLNRKFNAFFEPSDSINGLFSALPDVTAQFALRQNNWIFWVRNRLVYDLDLRSLGVTGPQGNVIVSPGSLVDLDFRLTTPGGARPIVTAPGAIAPQVEQDGRQLLWHLKAGQINHLEAVFWMANPVAFGALLIVAIAFGGWYLRYRVLPAPSATPPSAPEPQS, from the coding sequence ATGCCGTCTTACTCCATGACCCGTCGCCCCCGTCGAAACCCGCTTGCGCTGCTGGGCGCTTTTGTGGGGCGATCGCTGCGTGTTTTGGTCCGCTGGCGCGCTGTGTGGCTGCTGCTGCTCACCTCGCTGCTGCTGACCGGGTGCGTGAAATACGACGTCGGCGTCAACTTTGACAGTCCCCAGGGGGGCACGCTGGTGCAGCAGGTCCGACTGGATGAGCGCATCGGCAACGCCACAGCCCAGCAGTGGCTGGATGGCCTGACCCGTCGCGCCCGCCAGCTCGAGGGCAGCGCTCGCCGGTCGGGCGATCGCGCCCTCGAGATCACCCTGCCCTTCGACAACGGACGCGATCTCAACCGCAAATTCAACGCCTTTTTCGAGCCTAGCGACTCTATTAATGGCCTCTTTAGCGCGCTGCCTGACGTAACGGCCCAGTTTGCTCTCCGGCAAAATAACTGGATTTTCTGGGTGCGCAATCGCTTGGTCTATGACCTCGATCTGCGGTCCCTGGGCGTCACTGGTCCCCAAGGTAACGTGATTGTCAGTCCAGGCTCCCTCGTCGATCTGGATTTTCGGCTGACGACGCCCGGCGGTGCGCGACCCATCGTGACTGCGCCAGGGGCGATCGCCCCCCAGGTCGAGCAAGACGGCCGCCAGCTCCTCTGGCACCTCAAAGCAGGCCAGATCAACCACCTAGAGGCCGTCTTCTGGATGGCCAATCCGGTGGCCTTTGGGGCGCTGCTGATTGTCGCGATCGCCTTTGGTGGCTGGTATCTGCGCTACCGCGTCCTGCCCGCGCCCTCAGCGACGCCGCCTTCGGCCCCCGAACCCCAAAGCTAG